The genome window TGTGAATGTATGTGTGTCACAAGGAAATTATTATGAAAAGTCATTGATATGGGGCTGactaaaagcattttattagtGACCAAATGATGATCTAATGGTAATTAATCAATGACTGCATGAAAATGAGAGAGTAATCAAATAGTGAGCAATCAAGAATTGAATATTTGTTATACAGGGATTTGACCATGGTTTGAAGATTAGTTAAATGATAGTGTAGAAAATggtttaaattattatttatgtgAAAATTTAGACAATTATTTAGTGCTCAAACACTCTGCTACCTACTCCACTTGTCATAATTAAGCTATAGCTGGTTATATAGAAGGTGCTGACAGCGTGAGGGCTTGCTCTTGTGGTGAGAGGGCCCTGGAGACTCTGTGGTTGCCAGATGCATGGAAGAAACCACAGGACATCACTGAGGAGCAGGGCCCTCCATCCCACCACACCTCTGAGTCCCAGTGGGTGTGGCAGATGCgcagcagccaaagctggcCAAGCCAGAGCTCCCACCACCGTgctcttcccagccccacagaaaACACCACCTCAGTCccctgctgggctgcccaggcGACCCAAAGAgaaggcagagggaagggctggTGTTGCAGCACCACCTGGGTCTGTCAAGGCTGGACTGGGCGCGTCCCAGTGCTaagccagccctgctgaaggAGCACTCAGCACTGCCACGGTCTGCAGTGCTCTCTGGAGGAGATGTTCTCCATGCCTGGGCTTTGCAGCACCTTGGATGAGATGATCCACATTgctccagcactggcagctgcacAGGGTACACAGGTCTGCTGCAGAGGACTTCTGCATTGATCCCTTGGCTTTGAGTGAGGAGACCAGACCTTGCTCACCCTCAGGACtgtgcctccctgccctgtcagATGGGGAAATACAGGCACAGAatagagagagagggaggaaaaagaatatCACCAGTCTGTAGATCTTGTGTTGGTCCTGCCACACAGCATGTCCAGATCTGGGGCTGAGAGACAAAGAAGAGAcacagaaggagaggaaggtgcGAGACAgagtggggaggggaaggagaggagatcCACTTCCTTTTATAATTCACCTGTGTGCCTGCCTCTTATGCAAACTAGATTTTCCACCTGTTTCGTTGGTGCATGCACAGCCTTTCTCCAGGTAGTGACTTGGGGTGGGGACTGAGCATGACTCtcaaggcagagcaggaagTTGGCTCAGAACAGCGCTGCCCCACCTCTGCAGGATCCTCACTTTCCATCAGAACTTTCCTGTTTTAACAGTCCGAATATCTGAGGTGAAACATGTTCAGGCCTGGTTGTCCACAGTCCACATTGCTTAGGATTGCATCCAGAgggttctggaatatctccagtgagggacacTCCACATCCtcttctgagcaacctgttcagTGCTTGGTGGTTCACACAGTAAAGTTCTGCCTCATTTGTAGGTGTAACTTCATGTGCATTGACTTCTGCCCATTGCCTGTTTGCTTATTGCTCAGCACCACTGAACAGAGGCAGACTCCATTCATCCTCTTTCCTTATCAAGAAAAACTTGCTTAAGATTTATTATTTCCTCCTCACTGTTTTTTGGGTTcagttttttttgtgtgtgggtttttttgttgttgttgttgtttgcttggtttgttgttgttgttgttttggttttgtgtgtgttttttttaatatagtggCTGTTTTCCAATGCCATTTGCAGACAGAATTGTGATAAATTCCTGTTGTCAACACACAGATTTCAATGGAAGAGTTTATTTCACAGCAGTAAAGTAACTGAATCCAAACAGAAAGGAAGGGTAAAACCCCCAGAAGCTACCACTACTGCAGCTAAAAGTATGAGAGGTGCCCTCatgcatttttgtttctcaTGACAAATAGCTTTGAAATAAACTAATcccaaaagcttttaaaatttttatagaGGGGGAAAGGGCTTCTTCTGACACCATTTCTTTATGTTTGCAAGTCAGACTAATTAAAGGCTACTCACAGAAGGGATGATTTCTTAAGGGACAAAAGGATGcaaacagcaaggaaaacatGAATGGGATATGGGATTCCAGTGGGACAGGAATATTTGAGACTGGGAAATACAAACATGTATATTCCTGATCCATGAAGCTTCAACACAAAGCCAAAAAGGTGTATAGATTTTATTACTAATGTCTTTTTGACAGATATTGTGTTTACCTGTCTGATATTAAGTAGTATTCATTTTATACACCTGGTGCACATGGATAACTTTTTATGCCTCAGCGTGCTTGGTGGAAATCACTCTGCACCCTGCAGAGAAGAAACAATGCCTTCTTTCTCAAAACAGACTGTGTCTGTGTTTAGAGAGCTCCTAAAATTGGGAACAGCATGAGGGTACTTTGGTGCCCATGAAGATCCAGGGACAGACTAGGAAGGAGGTCAGAAATACCCCAGAGAGCGGCAGGTTCAGGTGGCTCCTTACACACAGGTGTGGGCCTGGAGCTTGGATTGCTGAGGTCCCTCAGCATTTCCATGGGGCTGTTGGTTTGGGGGGCTTTGTCCTGGGGCCTCCTGTGGAGGGATGTGGTGGATCCCCCTTCACAGACAGGCTGTGTGTCCCTCACATGGAGAGATACAGGAGACCCTTCTCTGGAGGCCCTGGGACcccctgaggggctgtggggacccTCACACAGAAGGACATGGAGATGTCCCTATGGGGGTCGTGAGGACCCTCAAACAGAGGCTGTGGGGAATCACCCAGGGGCCGGGAGCCCTCACACAGAGGGGTGTGTGGGACcctccctcacagggaagggtGGGTGGGACCCTCCATTACCCAGAGTGATGTGTGGGACCCTCCCTCAGACAGAGGCTGGGGAATTGCTCCCAGGGGCCGGGACCCTCACACGGAGGGGTGTGTGGGACTTTCCATTACCCAGAGTGGTGTGTGGGACCACCCCTCACAGGGAAGGTTGTGCGGGACCACCTCTCACACACAGTGTGGTGTGTGGGACCCCCCTCACATGAAGAGGCATGTGGGACCCTCCCTCTCACGGAGGGGTGTGTGGAACCCTCCCTCACCTGCAGGGGTGTGTGGGACCCCCTTCGCACAGAAGGGTGTGTGGGATCCTCCTTTACACGGAGGTTGTGGGGAATCACCCCAGGGGCCGGCAGCCCTCACACAGAGTGATGTGTGCGACCCTCCCTCACATAGGAGCGTTTGTAGGACCCCTCCTCACACAGAGTGATGTGTACGACCCTCCCTCACACAGACGATCTCATCACGCGCAGCTTTGCGGGCTCCGTGCGCGGAGCGGGCCCGGCTGTGCGGGAGGCTCCGGCCGCGCGGGGGCGCTGCCCGCCCGTGCACGCCGGTTTCCCGGAGCGCGGCCATGGCGGGCGCGGCGCGGAGCGGGGGTAGCGCCGTGTACCGCTCCCGGGACCCCATCCGCAACCTGCGCCTACGGTGAGCgcctgcccggccccggcccggctccgCCGGCCCGCACAACCCTGACGCTCCGCTCCTTCCCCGCAGGGTCCGTATCCAGCGGGTCGCGCCGGCCGGGCCTCTCCTGCCGCGGGTGCCGCCGCTCGCCGGCCCcgagcggccgggccgggccgaccGCGCCGCCGATGCGGGAGCGGTGCCGCTGCGGGTTACCGCGGGCTCTCGCGCAGGCGCCCAGCGACCCccggaggacgaggaggaggaggtcgAGGTGGGGTGGCAGGAGAAGCTCTTCAGCCAGGTGGGTGCACGGAGAGAGGGGCGGGAGGGACTTCGCGGAATGGGTCAGATCGGAGGGGATCACGGGGATATCCAGTCTGACtcccctgctcaggcagggacCCCAGAGCACGCTGCTCAGGCTTGTGTCCTGAACTGTGGCTTTGAAATACCTCTAGTGAGGAAGATTCCACgccctctctgggcagcctggtcaGAGCTTGGTAACGGCACagggaagaagttcttccttGTGTTAAGGTGGAACTTTCTGGGCATCAGTTCCTGCCCGTTCCACTTGTCCTATTTCTGGTCCCCAAGGAGCAGAGCCTCATCCAtgctctgtcccctccttgcAGACACTGACAGACAGGGATGAGGTACCCTCTCAATGTCTCTTCTcgaggctgaacagccccagctccctcagcttttcATTGTAAGAAAGCTGTTCATGATGAACTTTGTCACCCTCTCCTgaacctgctccaggagctctaTGTGTCTCCTGTCCTGTCCAGAACTAACCAGGCTTGGGGGAGCTTCCTGACACCCCTTTTTGTGCACCTCACTGTGGGGTTCCTTGTTTCAGGGCGAGCTACAGTGCCCAAAGCTTTCCAGGTGGGCAtcagtggtgctgctggctgccacaTGCCTGAGCAGTgttggagctgctctggagcttgGTTATTTGCTGGTATTCCCAAAGTGTCTTGTCTCTGGTGTGGCTTtggaaaaaagctgaaaaacgTTTGTGGCTTTTCCAAAGCTGTTGAAAGGCAGCTGTTTGTGCTTTACCTGTGGTGCTGTCAGTTTGAGGTGGATCTGTACCTGAATGAGTCAGCCTGCCAGACTCCCCTGGACTGGCAGTACCATGAGGAGATCCGGAAACTGGAGAAGGCTGGAGGTCGGAAGAACAGTCGCATCTTCACCTACACCGACCATGACCGATTCACCAACCTAGAGGAGGTACCAGCTCTTAGTTACTCTGTGTCTGTCACAACTTCCAGTCCTACTGCAGAGGGAGCATTTCTTGGTTCTCAGCTGGGCAGATACCCTGAGTGCAGGAAAACACACTGCTGCAAAGCAATTTCCCCTGGTGCCCCAGACCTGGGGTGGGATGCCCTTGGTTCAGAGTGATggtcaggacagccagagggatttGGCTCTGTAGGAGCACTGCTCTATAGGAAGCTTCCTGGGTGGAGTGAGCTGTATTTTGTCACCAGAAAAGTGAAGGAATTCTGCAGTCATTTAGCAAGTTGTCCTTGCACATGGTTGTGTGCATATCTGTTCCCTCCTCTAAGAGGAGAGCTGTGTTTGGGAAAGATATCCAGTTAAGCTAGTTCCTGTCTGTtgttccagctctgccagaaGGTAACTGACTTGGATCACGAAGAGCCATCGTATCTGGTCGAGAGGATGGCCAATGTGAGGAGGAGAAGACAGGACCGTAGGCCTGTGTGAGTTCAAACTTGGGCTTGGAGCTTGTTCATGCAGGTTTCATTGTGCCTGGTCTGTGGGTGCTGGTGGCTTGTGCTGTATCACACATGTAATCCAGCTCTGTGACTCCTCATCATGGTGGGTTTGAGGTGAGCTGTGACTGGTGCTGTTCTCATGTTGACAGAGAAGCAAGTTCTCTGAAGTCAAAAATCATCACCTGGGAGCCTTCAGAAGAGTTTATAAAGAACAATCATGTTATTAACACACCTGTCCAGACCATGTACATCATGGGGGATTTGGGACCTTATGGGAAGTAAGTAAAATCCTGAAGTGATCataattttccaaaagaaaatccATTCCAAATCTTTCCTCCTTACTCAAAACTCCTGTTTCTTTCATTAGTTAAGGGGGGAGAATTCCAAGAGCTCAGTAATGTGGGCTgcaatttctttcttcctttttcttcagttgGGAGGTAGCTGAGTGTGTGCATCCAAAATGCTTCTAAACCAATGTAGGAAAGTGTGTATGTGTTCCCTTCTGTACCCCCAAGTTCCTTTACCAGCTCTGGTGTTCCAGAGCAAGAGAGTGTCCGTGTTCTCTGTTCAGACTGTGTTTTCCTGGTGTCCTCCTTCAGGCTTGGTCAGAGGGAGTACGAAAATGTGCTTTGCACAATCAAGGTGGATGGCAATGGGGTGATCACAGTGAAGCCTGACTTCACTGGCACCAAAGGAGCTTACCGGTgagtggagcagggctgggacctCTCCTGGGACTGGGGGCTGAAATGGCTGTTTCCTGCTCACCCTTTGGGCAGGGGATCAGCACTTAAAttgagaaatatttcatttatttcagagaTTTCTAGAGAAATATTATTGTGTGCTTACGCTCAGTAtcactgtgtgtgtgctgtgtggggCTTTGGGGCAAATCTCTGGGGATGCAGGttatcatggaatggtttgggttggatgggaccttaaagcctatctcattccaccccctgccatgggcagggacactttcccctagcccaggctgctccaagccctgtccaacctggccttgggcacttgcagagatggggcagccacagctgctctgggcaacctgtgccagggcctgcccatcctcagagggaagaatttcttcctaatacccatctaaccctgccctctgtcagtttaaagccattcccccttgttctaTCACTATATCCCTTGTAAAATTACGTTATGCATGTGGTGGATGCAAGCAAGTCTTCCATTTTGAGGGAATGATGCTGGCAGGTACCTGGGAGTGAGGAGAGGGCTGTGAGTGCCCTTGTGTCACTGCACAGGCTGGGTagaggggacactgctggctcaggagGGCCCCATTGATCCCTGTGCCTATTCTCTGCATAATGGGGGAGTTTTTCCCATGTgttctggggctctgcaggatcGAGCTGGGTGGAGAGAAGCGAGAGGTGTGGGAATACACCATTGAGAATGCATCTGCCCAGGTgcagccagaggaggaggagcgtGAGCGGCGTGTGTTCAGAGAAGTAAGTACTGGCCATAGAGCATATTCACTAATTCTGAGTAACAGAGGCAGCTCAGATCATCACGGAGATGGAACTGCTGGTGCTCTGCATACCTGAAGGGACAAAATGTCACTGCCCTGAGCCTCATCATGCTCAGGGATCTGAGGACTACAGCAAATACTCTCTGCTTCATCCCTTAAAGAGACCTTGTCTGTAGTTGTCCTGCCTCTGGCTGCAGTGCTTTAAGGAGTGAGAACTGATGCAAGACCCCACCCAACTCCATGCCTTCCTAGTGTCACCTTCCagtgtttttccttccctttcgaGCAGTGGGCAAACCCTTTCCTTAATCTTCCTCTTGCTGCCTGTATATTTATTAAATGATGTCTTGTTACCTGTAATGTCCCAGGATATTGGGATGCCATTTCACATCTCGATTTTTCTGAATTGCCTTTTTGTCTCCTGACAGTTTATGAAAGTACTTTTTGGTTTAGATTTTTACTTGTGCATTTCCTTACTGGTTTTGTGGTCACCAAGGAAATAATGATTTCACTACACTGATCTCTGCCTGGCCATTTCCTTGGAATAGTTTGTACCTGTGTTTTTCAGATATCATTTAAGATCTGATTCTTCAGAGCTTCTTTTCCCTTAAAACTGACCTAGGAGAACCAAAGCTGAAGTTCTGTGCAGTGTTAGCAGTTATGCATCAGTGTTCTATTAGATACTTATATTCTCCATATTTGTTGTAACAACCCCGCATATGCTAAGCCTGGTAATGACTTGAGTTTAAATTATACACAGTTTAAGTTTTGCAGTACATAACAGCAGATATAATCAAAGTGCCactcttttttgttgttgttgttgttgttgtgtgtGTTCCCAGCTGTACGGGCGGCACAGGGATTACCTCAGTGGGCTCGTGGGCTCAGACTTTGAAATGGTGAGTTCCAGAGGCACTGGCAGGGACTGGAGCTCTGTGTCTTTGGGGGTCTGGTGACCTGGCTCACGCAGTTTGCACTTGCAGCACAGTCTCCAAAGACTGTTTTGCTCTGGAGGGGGGTTGGCAGCTTTTACCTTGTGGCTTCAAGCAGAAAACTGGGTCAGAAGGGACAAGTGGCAGAGGATTTGGGGTCTGCAGAGATCCATCCTGCCCGTTCAGGGCCTGCTGAACACTGCGGTCTCTGTGAGGCTGTGCAGTGCCTCAAGGCCTGTGATTCTAGTACtttgagaaggaaggagggTTTGTGCCTTCAGGGACAGTGGTTGCTGTTAACTTCTTCAGTATTAAACAGCTCTATGTGCCACTTTGTGGAAATAAACAGCCCCTCAGACTCTGACTCATGCAGTTTCCATTCTCACTGAATTATCTAAACtgcaatctttttttttgctcaaaTATTGTTTGACAATACAATGAATACAAATCAGTGAAATACAATGCAAAACAGTGAAAGATGTGCTTTCCAGTACTTCGATAGAGTGTCTCAGTgcttccccctgctccctcacCTTGGTCAAATGCAGGAACATGACAGAAGCAGGACTGTGATTTCTGCAAGTGACTTCTCACTGTGTGTTATATCAATCTTGGCATCTATAAGAGACCTGTTTACAGAACAGTAAattcctgcaggctgggctttgggggGTTTGGTCTCTTTAGAGCCTCTTTCCAGAGGGACTGTTCACTTCTGGAAGGGATAGGACAAATCATGCCTCCTCCCTGGCCAGAGCAGTAAATCATTCATGTCCAAAAACCTGTGAAATACCTGTGTGAGATGctgttgggaaggaattgttgaGGTTTCACCAGTGGTTGGTGAgctctttatcttttttatctGCTAATTTTTCCAGCCTCTTCCTGGTACTTTGAGACTTGTCGTGAATGGAGAAATAGGTGAGTTCTTATTCTAAACAGAGCCAGTgtgggtgtgctgggatggctGAGGGTATGATCCAAGGATTTTTGAGTCCCTAGATTCAAGAGGCCCTAGAATCCTTtacttcctccttctcctccctgttTCCTGTAGACCAATCCCTTGAGAGGCATTTACAAGTTGAAGGTTACAAATGCTGTAGCTGTTCTAAGAAAGCATAGATCTGAAAAAAGGAGAGCAGATTGCTATAATATCTATTAATTTCCCAAAGAAACCAATTAAATGTGTGAACTCCCTCATCTGGTTAGTGAAACAGAGACAGGGCTAGTCTGGAGGAGGAATCTTCTCTGTGGGTTATCTCCTGTTACTTTGAAGGCTTTTCCTAGCTTTCAGCAGTAACTGATTTTCCTTGAGGTTATTGGTGGTGGCTCTCCCAAAAATCTACAGTGAATGCTGGAAGAATTTGTATGGAATCAAACAGCTGAAGTTCATTCTCTCTCCTCAGTTTCAGCCCAAGGCTATGAGTATGACAACCTTTATGTGCATTTCTTCCTGGAGCTGCCTGACCGTGAGTATTCACATTCCCAGCCACATCACAGCAGCTGAAGAGGTGAAACAGGCTTTGGCTGGTTCATCAGACAAGCTCTGCTGGGAGTCAGCAAAAATGAATGTTGAGGCTGGGATCTAGTCAGAGGCCTTCAGAGCTAAAATGGCAGAActcagctcaggctgggaggTAGAGGTGGTGGTGACCAGTCTGTCCAAACTTTATTCTTTATCTTGCAGGGAgcagcctccctgtgctccccaccACAGTGACCTTGTCTGATTTCAGTGCTTGCCATCATTCTTTGTGCTGATATTAACATATTAAATTTTGATGGATAAATAAGGTTCCCAGTACTTTCATGCATATCCTGCTGCATGTTTAATTCTCCTAAAGCTATGGCTCTGCCTCCCCTCTCTGGATATATCTGTCAAGATACCACTTCTGCTACTCAGTACATTTAGATAAggctctgcttttctcttgacCTGAATTGGTTCATGGACAGTTCAGGGTGTTCTAAAGAGCAGTGCCTGCAACAGGACAGGGAAAAGTCATttgaggaacagctgagagagcctggggaagaggaggctTAGGGGGGGACCTtctcactctctacagctccctgataGGAGGGTGGAGCCAGGTAAGGGTCAGGCTTTGCTCCCAGACAAgtaacaggacaagaggaaacagcctcaagttgcaccaggggaggttcaggttgcacatgaggaagaatttctctGTGGAAAGGGTGTTCAGGCATtggaaggagctgcccagggcagtggtggagttccatccctggaggtgtccaaggaatggCTGGATGTGGTACTCAATGCTCTGGCCTGGTagacaaggtggggatcagtcaCAGGTTAGATTTGATCAtattggagggcttttccaaccttactgattctgtgattctgtgaatgtCAGGGTGGGTGATGTTACTTTTTACCCCAGGCATCAGTCATCACATTCCCCtttgagctgctctgctttgtgAGTTTGGCCTCACCCCAAGCCTTCATCTTCTCCTGTCCCCTGCAGAGTGGTCAAGCTCCCCgttccagcagctctcaggagtGACACAGACCTGTGCCACCAAGGCAGTGGGCTGGGTAAGGACACTTTCAGACCTGCAGAGCAATTTGAACAGGCAGTTTCTGGAGTGGAACATGTGTAACAAACTACAGATATATTCAGCAAATGTTCTGAGTTGGGGGCTCCTTTCAAAACCAGAGCATGTTTGGGATTGGATTCTCTTTATTCTAATTATGCTTGTCATTTTTTCAAGGATCCAAATTTCTTTCACTGTCTCCAAATAAAACTGAATCAAATAAAACTACTCCCAAACATTTTCTGGAATCTCACTTTTTTATTCATTCTTGCTGACTGATTGCCTTTGGAGCTTTGATTTTTATGTTCTCCAATGCTCTGAGTTAACCAAGCATTGCTCCAtcttgcctggggcaggaatgTGCAGAGACTCTAcgttgatttttaattttatcagctttttaattattttatatgttttcaTATTACAAAAATAGTTATCCTACAGCATTTTAGTAATACCATTGTTGGAGTTACTCTGCTTGGCTTGGTTCCTGTGAAGTTTGAGGCTGCCCTGTAGTTATGCAATTGACTGAGTTTTCATTTGAGGTGTGTCACTCcccttttccattattttcaaCATCCTATTCCATTGACATGGCACTAAGGAATGTATGCAGGTCCATCCTGCAGTCCCATGTTTGTTAGTGGGATGTAATTTTTTTGGGCAGCATCACCTGCCTTCTACCATTAGTTCCTTTCTCCCAGCTCTCTAtgccctctgcagtgctggtgaTGAATTCTCCAGGAATCTGATCTCCACCCTGTTCTTTTTCTAGGATAATGTGGCATACTTCTGCTACCCCTTCACTGTGGACATGTTTTACACCCAAGAAGATGAAGGTGTGTTTCCTTGTTACTCTGAAAGCCTTTGGTCCCACTGTAGCTGTCATGCTGTCTGTCCTGTTGGAGATGAAAGGATAGAGGGAAATGTTTCTGGTTCAACAAAGGTTCACCCTGTCACCACCCAGCCCCTGGACATATCCTGTGTTTGCCCAGGAATCCATTAGCATTTTTATGGATTCATTGATGTTGCCTTGTTTCTAGGCTGTAGGCAGTTTCATCCAGTTGGAAAACTGCTTGGCTCTTGGCTTGTCTCTTTAAACCTggagtgcagggctgtgttgctgtgcctg of Molothrus aeneus isolate 106 chromosome 20, BPBGC_Maene_1.0, whole genome shotgun sequence contains these proteins:
- the MKS1 gene encoding tectonic-like complex member MKS1 — encoded protein: MANVRRRRQDRRPVEASSLKSKIITWEPSEEFIKNNHVINTPVQTMYIMGDLGPYGKLGQREYENVLCTIKVDGNGVITVKPDFTGTKGAYRIELGGEKREVWEYTIENASAQVQPEEEERERRVFRELYGRHRDYLSGLVGSDFEMPLPGTLRLVVNGEIVSAQGYEYDNLYVHFFLELPDQWSSSPFQQLSGVTQTCATKAVGWDNVAYFCYPFTVDMFYTQEDEDSLPQWPVLYFEVLSLDFWQRYRVEGYGSLVLPTSPGVHTLTIPTWRPVGLGPVAEMRRFFIGGSPELEDLTYIRIPSTFKGKRLSRFGFRTETTGSVTFRLCCLQQSRAFLENSALRQRMQSVLDRLGGFSQQSSVYNVLEAFQRARRRMQEARESLPQDLISTSASALPQPLEP